The proteins below are encoded in one region of Rhizobium sp. 9140:
- a CDS encoding ANTAR domain-containing response regulator: MRHADLTILVIDENAIRSSIIEEGLREAGHLKVTVIHEVNGVARIIETLKPDVIIIDLENPNRDMMEHLFQLTRTVSRPIAMFVDRSDTASIEAAVDAGVSAYIVDGLRKERVKPILDMAVSRFNAFSRLQRELAEAKSALEERKVVERAKGIMMKMRGLSEEEAFALLRQTAMNEKKKIADIAQSVVTAAGLLT, translated from the coding sequence ATGCGCCACGCCGATCTCACGATCCTCGTTATCGATGAAAATGCCATCCGCTCTTCGATCATCGAGGAGGGGCTGCGCGAGGCCGGGCATCTGAAGGTGACGGTCATCCACGAGGTCAATGGCGTTGCCCGGATCATCGAGACACTGAAGCCGGACGTCATCATCATCGACCTCGAGAACCCGAACCGGGACATGATGGAGCATCTCTTCCAGTTGACCCGAACCGTCAGCCGCCCGATCGCCATGTTCGTCGATCGCTCGGATACGGCCTCGATCGAGGCTGCCGTCGATGCCGGCGTTTCCGCCTATATCGTCGATGGCCTGCGCAAGGAGCGTGTGAAGCCGATCCTCGACATGGCCGTCAGCCGCTTCAACGCCTTCTCCAGACTGCAGCGGGAACTGGCGGAAGCGAAATCCGCGCTGGAGGAGCGCAAGGTGGTGGAGCGTGCCAAGGGCATCATGATGAAAATGCGCGGGCTCTCTGAGGAAGAGGCGTTCGCCCTGTTGCGGCAGACCGCCATGAACGAGAAGAAGAAGATCGCCGATATCGCGCAAAGCGTCGTGACGGCGGCGGGTCTTCTGACATGA
- a CDS encoding CmpA/NrtA family ABC transporter substrate-binding protein: protein MTTTLIAPGAASAAPGAALAAPARGAKSEGARVLRAGFIPLVDASVLIAAAEFGFAAREGLALDLVRDVSWANVRDRLAFRQFDIAHMLSPMPVASMLGLGSNPSPTITPFSLGRGGNAITLSTRLFARMRDAGAPEGADALAHARVLRRVLDGMRDAGEAPPTFGMTYPFSSHNYEFRYWLAAGGIDPDRDVKLVVVPPPLTSDALAAGAIDGFCVGAPWNMVASERGVGRIVAAKQDIWPSAPEKVIGMRPDWAESHSETVSRLLVALDEAARWCDRGENHDELAALLAQPNYIAAPVDIIRRVLAGEFSLDDTGERRVIPDYFTFHGGFANYPRPSHALWTYSQMLRWGQAEWSPALAEKARSAYRPDLYRAALGTGPADADLRAEGTSYGDRFMDGFTFDPQAIPDYVAAFPVRYEQVAGPLSDDA, encoded by the coding sequence ATGACGACAACGCTGATCGCCCCCGGCGCAGCGTCTGCGGCGCCCGGCGCTGCCCTTGCGGCACCGGCACGCGGTGCGAAGAGCGAGGGTGCGCGCGTCCTGAGGGCCGGCTTCATTCCGCTTGTCGATGCCTCTGTGCTGATCGCGGCGGCCGAATTTGGTTTCGCGGCCCGCGAGGGACTGGCGCTCGATCTCGTGCGTGATGTGTCCTGGGCCAATGTGCGCGACCGCCTGGCATTCCGCCAGTTCGACATCGCCCATATGCTCTCGCCGATGCCCGTCGCCTCTATGCTGGGGCTCGGCTCCAACCCGTCGCCGACGATCACGCCGTTTTCACTGGGGCGCGGCGGCAATGCCATCACGCTCTCGACCCGGCTCTTTGCCCGGATGCGCGATGCCGGCGCGCCGGAGGGGGCTGATGCTCTGGCGCATGCCCGCGTGCTTCGCCGCGTTCTCGACGGAATGCGGGACGCCGGCGAGGCGCCGCCGACCTTCGGCATGACCTATCCGTTCTCGTCCCACAATTACGAGTTCCGCTATTGGCTCGCCGCTGGGGGCATCGATCCCGACCGGGACGTGAAGCTGGTCGTCGTTCCCCCGCCCCTGACCTCCGATGCGCTGGCCGCGGGCGCCATCGATGGCTTCTGCGTCGGCGCGCCTTGGAATATGGTGGCGTCGGAACGCGGCGTCGGCCGAATCGTTGCCGCGAAACAGGATATCTGGCCGTCCGCGCCCGAGAAGGTCATCGGCATGCGGCCGGATTGGGCGGAAAGCCATTCCGAAACCGTCTCGCGCCTGCTGGTCGCGCTGGATGAGGCCGCCCGCTGGTGCGACAGGGGCGAAAACCATGACGAACTCGCGGCGCTTCTCGCGCAGCCGAACTACATCGCGGCTCCGGTCGATATCATCCGCCGGGTGCTCGCCGGCGAGTTCAGCCTCGATGATACCGGCGAGCGTCGGGTGATCCCGGATTACTTCACCTTCCATGGCGGCTTTGCGAACTATCCCCGGCCGAGCCACGCGCTCTGGACCTATAGCCAGATGCTCCGTTGGGGACAGGCCGAATGGTCGCCGGCGCTGGCGGAAAAGGCCCGTTCGGCCTATCGGCCCGATCTCTATCGCGCCGCTCTGGGTACAGGCCCTGCCGATGCCGATCTCCGGGCGGAAGGCACTTCCTATGGCGACCGCTTTATGGATGGCTTCACCTTCGATCCCCAAGCCATTCCGGATTATGTCGCTGCCTTTCCCGTCCGCTACGAACAGGTTGCGGGACCCCTCAGCGACGATGCCTGA
- a CDS encoding CmpA/NrtA family ABC transporter substrate-binding protein, which translates to MTRIPTPSLSRRSILKTTATAALLTAVKAAFPGGAFAQGAGPETTKATLGFIALTDSAPLIVAKEKGLFDKHGMTDVNVVKQASWGTTRDNLVLGSAGNGIDGAHILTPMPYLISAGKVTQNNQPLPMSILARLNLDAQAISVGSAYADLKVGIDSGVLKEVFAKKKAEGAAAKVAMTFPGGTHDLWIRYWLAAGGIDPDTDVETIVVPPPQMVANMKVGTMDCFCVGEPWNAQLVNQGIGYTAVNTAEIWDKHPEKSFAMRSDWVEANPNAAKALTMAIMEAQQWCDDMANKEELAAIIGKRAWFNVPAKDIVGRLKGQYDYGNGKVVDQSPHLMKFWADHASYPYQSHDAWFLTEDMRWGKYAADTDIKALISKVNREDIWRAAAKDLGITDVPASTSRGVETFFDGKTFDPANPEAYLQSLSIKRFA; encoded by the coding sequence ATGACCCGTATTCCGACCCCGTCCCTGAGCCGCCGCTCGATCCTCAAGACCACTGCCACCGCAGCGCTCCTTACGGCCGTGAAGGCTGCCTTCCCCGGTGGCGCCTTTGCGCAAGGGGCAGGGCCAGAGACCACCAAGGCAACGCTCGGCTTCATCGCGCTGACGGACAGCGCGCCGCTGATCGTCGCCAAGGAGAAAGGCCTTTTCGACAAGCACGGTATGACCGACGTCAACGTCGTCAAGCAGGCATCCTGGGGTACGACCCGCGACAATCTGGTGCTCGGCTCGGCCGGCAACGGCATTGACGGTGCGCACATTCTCACCCCCATGCCCTACCTTATCTCGGCCGGTAAGGTGACGCAGAACAACCAGCCGCTGCCCATGTCGATCCTTGCCCGGCTCAACCTCGATGCCCAGGCGATCTCGGTCGGCTCGGCCTATGCGGACCTGAAGGTCGGCATCGACTCCGGCGTGCTGAAGGAGGTCTTTGCGAAGAAAAAGGCCGAAGGCGCGGCGGCAAAGGTCGCCATGACCTTTCCCGGCGGTACGCACGATCTGTGGATCCGCTACTGGCTTGCGGCCGGCGGCATCGATCCGGATACGGACGTCGAAACCATCGTCGTTCCCCCGCCGCAGATGGTCGCCAATATGAAGGTCGGCACCATGGACTGTTTCTGCGTCGGCGAACCTTGGAACGCGCAGCTGGTCAATCAGGGCATCGGCTACACCGCCGTCAATACGGCCGAGATCTGGGACAAGCATCCCGAAAAGTCCTTCGCAATGCGCAGCGACTGGGTCGAAGCCAACCCGAATGCCGCCAAGGCGCTGACCATGGCCATCATGGAAGCCCAGCAATGGTGCGACGACATGGCCAACAAAGAAGAACTGGCTGCCATCATCGGCAAACGCGCATGGTTCAACGTGCCGGCCAAGGACATCGTCGGGCGCCTGAAGGGTCAGTACGACTACGGTAACGGCAAGGTGGTCGACCAGAGCCCGCACCTCATGAAGTTCTGGGCGGACCATGCTTCGTACCCCTACCAGAGCCATGATGCCTGGTTCCTGACCGAGGACATGCGCTGGGGCAAGTACGCAGCGGACACGGACATCAAGGCGCTGATCTCCAAGGTCAACCGCGAGGACATCTGGCGCGCCGCCGCCAAGGATCTCGGCATCACCGATGTTCCCGCCTCCACGTCGCGCGGCGTCGAGACCTTCTTCGACGGCAAGACCTTCGATCCGGCGAACCCGGAAGCCTACCTGCAGAGCCTCTCGATCAAGCGCTTCGCCTGA
- the ntrB gene encoding nitrate ABC transporter permease — MSVTNLNAAPAKAKPSAQVVPFSAPAKRPAPSHLMRRLSAIAGDLVPPLVTLLVLLAAWELICSSPTSSLPSPTRVMAESWDLIVHPFYIGQGTDQGMAWHIMASLQRVAVGYAIAAVVGIAMGVLVGQSQWAMKGLDPIFQILRTVPPLAWLPLSLAAFRDGNPSAIFVIFITAVWPIIINTAVGIRNIPQDYQNVAKVLRLNQLEYFSKIMLPAAAPYIFTGLRIGIGLSWLAIVAAEMLIGGVGIGFFIWDAWNSSLISDIIVALIYVGVVGFFLDRFIAFIGRAVTRGTATA; from the coding sequence ATGTCCGTCACCAATCTCAACGCGGCTCCCGCAAAGGCAAAGCCAAGCGCACAGGTCGTTCCATTTTCCGCGCCGGCGAAGCGCCCGGCACCCTCCCACCTCATGCGCCGCCTGTCGGCCATCGCAGGCGATCTCGTGCCGCCGCTCGTGACGCTGCTCGTGCTGCTCGCGGCCTGGGAGCTCATCTGTTCCTCCCCGACATCGAGCCTGCCGTCTCCGACGCGCGTGATGGCCGAGAGCTGGGATCTGATCGTCCATCCCTTCTACATCGGCCAAGGCACGGATCAGGGCATGGCCTGGCACATCATGGCCAGTCTCCAGCGCGTGGCCGTGGGTTATGCCATCGCCGCCGTCGTCGGCATCGCCATGGGCGTGCTCGTCGGGCAGAGCCAGTGGGCCATGAAGGGTCTCGATCCGATCTTCCAGATCCTGCGCACGGTGCCGCCGCTCGCCTGGCTGCCGCTGTCGCTCGCCGCCTTCCGGGATGGCAATCCCTCGGCGATCTTCGTCATCTTCATCACCGCCGTCTGGCCGATCATCATCAACACCGCCGTCGGCATCCGCAACATCCCGCAGGATTATCAGAACGTCGCCAAGGTGCTGCGCCTCAACCAGCTCGAATATTTCTCCAAGATCATGCTGCCCGCCGCCGCCCCTTACATCTTCACCGGCCTGCGCATCGGCATCGGCCTTTCCTGGCTCGCCATCGTCGCGGCCGAAATGCTCATCGGCGGCGTCGGCATCGGCTTCTTCATCTGGGATGCGTGGAATTCGTCGCTCATCAGCGACATCATCGTCGCCCTCATCTACGTCGGCGTCGTCGGCTTTTTCCTCGATCGCTTCATCGCATTCATCGGCCGCGCGGTCACCCGCGGCACCGCAACGGCCTGA
- a CDS encoding ABC transporter ATP-binding protein: MAKSYLSIELVDKSFERNGQVSEVLKQVSLGVEKGEFISIIGHSGCGKSTLLNLVAGLTKVTSGAVLLEDKEVSEPGPERAVVFQNHSLLPWLTVYENVSLAVDKVFSRKKSKAERHDWVMRNLDLVQMTHAKDKKPSEVSGGMKQRVGIARALAMEPKVLLLDEPFGALDALTRAHLQDQVMQIHAKLGNTVLMITHDVDEAVLLSDRIVMMTNGPAARIGEILDVPIARPRNRIELATDRSYLKCREAVLKFLYERHRLVEAA; the protein is encoded by the coding sequence ATGGCAAAAAGCTATCTCTCCATCGAACTGGTCGACAAGTCGTTCGAGCGCAACGGTCAGGTTTCCGAAGTGCTCAAGCAGGTCTCGCTCGGCGTCGAAAAGGGCGAGTTCATCTCGATCATCGGCCATTCCGGCTGCGGCAAGTCCACGCTGCTCAACCTCGTCGCCGGCCTGACCAAGGTTACCAGCGGTGCGGTTTTGCTTGAGGACAAGGAAGTTTCCGAGCCCGGCCCGGAGCGCGCCGTGGTCTTCCAGAACCACTCGCTCCTTCCCTGGCTCACCGTCTACGAAAACGTGTCGCTCGCCGTCGACAAGGTCTTTTCCCGCAAGAAGTCCAAGGCGGAACGCCATGACTGGGTTATGCGCAATCTCGATCTCGTGCAGATGACGCATGCCAAGGACAAGAAGCCGTCCGAAGTGTCCGGCGGCATGAAGCAACGCGTCGGCATCGCCCGCGCGCTCGCCATGGAGCCGAAAGTGCTGCTGCTCGACGAGCCCTTCGGCGCGCTCGACGCGCTCACCCGCGCCCACCTTCAGGACCAGGTGATGCAGATCCATGCAAAGCTCGGCAACACGGTGCTGATGATCACCCACGACGTGGACGAGGCCGTGCTGCTGTCGGACCGTATCGTCATGATGACCAACGGGCCGGCGGCCCGCATCGGCGAGATCCTCGACGTGCCGATCGCCCGTCCGCGCAACCGCATCGAGCTGGCCACCGACCGCAGCTACCTGAAGTGCCGGGAAGCCGTCCTGAAATTCCTCTACGAGCGCCACCGCCTCGTGGAAGCCGCTTGA